ttcaattgaaaatttttatatgccTTGGTCTAGtacttaatgttaatattaagggttCAAATTTTGAGGGAAtctttttagggtatttccaaggaaatttcatgatgggattgaaaaaaaattaatagttaaaaaaaacaccctcgtgtatacatatatactgctaagtttacgaaaaaatccgTTGGAGATCATTTTGTAAAGCATTCAACTTCCTATAAAACCTAtgaaacgaatattttttcaagtagtttgaAGGGAGATACATTTTTTCTAtctgaaaagaagaaaaaaaaaagataaaaccTCTTAGGGGTGTATACTAACCAATTTTTGGAGTatcaaacgaaacaaaaaacattcgtttttttttacccactttaagtgtacatatgtatatacaaaccaATGTTTAATTACCATACATATACCCACGTACCTATACAATGTGTATATGAAATTATCTTTCGATTATTCCCACAGTTCTTggatatttgttttatttatttacaaaactcGATTGATATTTGCACCCAAATGCCAATTTAACTACCCACTTCATAACAAATCGTAAcgtaagtatatttgtattatatttgtcACACGCTAATGTCAATAGGTAACACTAGTAAatgcataataatattaaaattttccaaataaaagcgattaaatacaaattgaaatgttttataagaaaataagtattgcatgattataataataattagtaaataaatagGCCTAGCAgattaattttacttaaatggTCACTAAATATTCTTGTCGTAAAACAAGTTAGCATTCCCTGTGATTAAtcatttgtatttgaaattatcGCGATTATGAGGCAAAGAGTGAAATTAGTTAAGGAAAGCTTATCTgagcgattctgtactgtgacacagtcacaagtctctaaaatttaaattaaattacagacaatttttgtgacttgagaCTATTTTGCAATTCTGTAAATGACAGTCACAAAAATCTATTACAATTCATTATTCAGAGGTATATTTACACttgaatcaaaataaatatgtcgataacaaatattaaattttctattacgTAGTCGAAAAacataattaccaataaaaataaaaatatgttgattttgtttcataatatttacgaaatttatgtaaatatgatttatttttaactttttcgtgtttgagttgcttacaaaatataaaaaaaagacaatCGAATAATGTCTAtcatgatctctattcagtatattcaagaGAACTCCTTTTAGTTATGTGACGTGCTAACTATCAGGACAATATTTTGTGattaacgctagagactgtttagtgaatagtagcAACaaagtgtgttccaaagtaaacaggactatatgtcgactggtgcgttagaatccagtgagaatttcatgacattttaagtatgtttgtgttcggtacgaaaatgagcttcgaacaaaatgccaacattaaattttgttttaaaattggtaaaacttttaccgaaacgtttcagttgataaaacaagtttatggcgatgattgcctatcccgtagcagagtgcacgagtggtttgaacgttttcaaagtggttgtgaggacataaatggcgatcaacatgtgggcctataaaaatccgtgatcaccggaaattccatcgaaactgtgcgtgaattcatcaaaaatcagcgaaatcatcattgaaatgcatggaaatggaattgaacatctctaaaacatcgatttatcgcattttgaccgaacatttgggcttacgaaagttgtgtgcacggtttgttccgcacaaattgactgacgaccaaaaattgctcagaacgaacgacgcttgtgaccgattatttgaccaaaaatacattttaaccgttaaccacttaccgtattcacctgatattacaccgtgcgacttcttccttttcgggaAATGCATTTGGCCATGAAAGGGaagtgttatgcagacgtagaggtcattcaaaaggcttgcaccggcatactggcggccataccgaccaacgagctaaaacactcgttcgacatgcttttggaccgtgcaaaaagctgtaaaaaaaaataaaataaattgattttaccgaaaaaaaccatttgttctgtttttttataagtcctgtttactttggaacgcaccttgtagtcacaaattgagactttacttcAAAATGCCTCAAATAGTGACTAGAAACTGCTTACAGAAGTTCGGTATAAggctatttattcaatttactaCTGTATAATAATTGATATGAATCTACCGTTATGTTCAACCGATATGGAAATCAATTatcaattccaaaaattttcttgATTATTTAGTTGTATGTAAATTTGCAAACACAGGAAATGAACGTTATAGACGCAAATACTTTTAGCTATGTTTGACCTCTATTATGTACTTAATATATGTTTCTATTTTcgatgtatataaaaatgttaaattatattagaaaaattaaatgagctaattttaagaaaaaatggtAATTTTATGTGACATCGGGGATATTGCcaaaaagtacatatatttgctcCGTGTAGTTTTCTTcacaatatttctttaaatcagACCATGATTCAATTATATAAAGTTGAGCCGATAgcgaaaaacaacaatttgtcAAAAGTAATTGGATCCACAATGTCAAAATCAGatattttcttttgcattttttaaaattccaaccaatgaaaatgcattttgtCGGTGATAACTGAATACAAATAGCttgtaaataacacaaaattatcaaaaagtagacataaatttaatgagaaaaacaaaaaacaagtgaTTTTGTCATTATGGATACAAAGACTTCTTTCGTAAGAGGAAGCACCTCCGTGCCGACACAACCTATTATAATTGAATCATGAAATCATACACAGATCGAAATCAGTAAATAATTGCAAAGAACTCATTACAAGTCTTGTGAGAAAACACTATAcccaaaataaattcaattccCTACAGTCATCTCTAACAAGTGTAAGAATTTGTAATTTACCCAAtggtaatacatacatacagtggaccaataaagtttacatacacctatcaaaaaagtttacgtacaccaatgattatttatataaatcaaaagtaattaaaatagttttaccggtttttggcctacattttgttgccaTTATTGTCCTTAGACGTCGACGTATTATTTaaggatattttgacccacaaAGTCGATCcatttcaaaaatggataaacacatgtttctgaaaattttaacaaaataatttaaagtttaagtgtgcttaaatcggctgttaatagcagccatTTCTATTTACCACAGGATAACAACCCAAAACacacaacttatcttgtacgtgaatAGTtattatggaattaaaaataaatttataggtcccgcaatcagcAGACATTAattctattcaaaatatctaGAACTTTGTAGAAAACGGTAttcgaaaacattgaatttcttcaaaataaggccaaaaatcTGGATCATCgattagtgggtcaaaatatccttaaataatactagaaatcgagtggggagcatatgacaataattgcaacaaaatgtaggccaaaaaccgctaaaactgttgtaattacttttgatttatataaataatcattggtgaacgtaaacttttttgatatgaatttggcgcatttttagctttagcattaatttttttttttattttggaaaaatttgttgatatgctatatttaatgttaaatatacatatcttgaaatggatagaaaaaaaccacaaaatttattcattttgagacaaataaacgtgtcgtaatttaatagaactaagtgtatgtaaactttattagTCCACTGTATTTGTTTTGATATTCTTATTGCAGATGATTTCTAAAaccagcatatacatatatattatattagtgACAAGATGCCTAATTTATGGATTCACTAAACTTTCAAGTTCAACATACCATATTATCCACAATGATCATCCAATTCAAGAAGTGTTTGGATTTCTTCGAGAGAACGTGCCACGCTATCGAAGTCCCCCTCCGCCACCAATACTACTTTCAAATAGAATACAAGGGTAtgaatgtatagtatatttgtatgtatatacttatgtataaaatgtaatttttcattgaagGAGACAAAATAGATTCTTAGGTAATAAGATATAAACTTcgtataaattcaaaaatttccaaGGTTTTTAATGGAAATGGGATAACGtactcacaaaaaaaaatcaacaatatttctttttagCACAACGTCCTCTGCACCCGCGAACCCATTTGCTCAGTTCAATCCCTCTTATGGCGCGCATTTTCCTACCGGAGGCGTAGCAATATGTGCTATGGCTCCTCCTACTTGCGAAAATTCGGTATATAGAACCATGGATGGATCTTGTAATCATCTGGATAACCCCGCATTGGGAGTTGCGAATTCAAGGTAGATAGCACTTTTGTTGAAATCTttctaatttatatacatataccaggCTATTTTTAAGCAACTACATATATCAACtatcaaatcaaaatttcaaatttcgacACAGAAAACTATTGCTGGAAACAGAAACTTGATTTGTAACctaataaataaagtttatttCAAGATGTTTTaggtttttgtttacaattcgCATAcgaaattgataatttttccAGGTTGTTACACCTAATTCGTCATATACTGAAAATGAGAATCAGTGTTGAATGATCAAAATGTGAAGTTCCGAGTATGGAACAAGTagtttttctttgatattcggaattttattatatttcctaATTTAAGCGATATTGACAATGATTTCTTTTTAAACCGCCATGCCTAGTtgataacatatgtatgtacatctcaGTTTTACTGTTTCGTTAACTTAATGCATGAAACttgtaactacatacatacaaatgtatgtgtgttatcATAAGATGCCTTTGTACCGCTTTTTTTCAATCGTGCTAAAAAACAAAATCTGTGATTTATCGAAttaaaaaaagtcataaaaaatatgataactTGTGAATTTGAGGCATGGTTATTTTGCGaaacaatgcaaaaaaatttaaaaatttacacgTCACTCACAGCACCCAAATTTGCCGAAAAGAAACCGAGATGAAAAGTCCACAGGAAATCCCATATAGTCTAAAAGCTTTGTTCAATTAATGATATTACGCTGGGTTTTAAAACTTAAGTGGGGAGTCTGCTtaagaagcttcaaaaaatcgtttttttttgcttaaatctcttcaaaaattatgtaacAATATGTCCCCACAGTTatagatggaattcgaaatattgtcgaagctagaggGGAAATAGTGACTGAGCGTCTAGCAGGTATATTGGGTTTGGGCAGAaaacgaaaactttgacgcgcgatttctcggtttttcacttttacaatttttcttaattggcagGCAGGATAGAAAATAAACTAAACATCGTATGGAATTGGGCAAAGTTttttatctttggcattaaattatcttctatttaaactaacaaaaactaagaaaagtcaagtttggacatatttttaagcaattttggAATGTTCTCAGTTTAattagaagataaattattaaaaaatgtgaatctctttgaattttttgtttccggtagaaattgcgacctgcatcctgcccgccgtcagacaaatgcacatgcgagatgcatcagGCAATTGATTCCCAAAgccagaatatcaaagatttcgtataaaaaaaaaatgtatttaaatacataattataaaccctctaaatttcgctttaatcaattttttcttttcctctccaaaaaaatcgattttttgaagcaggctcccccctcaATTCTCCACACGCATAACAAAAACTTTCGAAGCGTTAACAACACTTGCATAGTCAATACAATATACAGtcagaaattaatatttaattattacaaaaactgaaacaaaattagtatatattgttaatgagggtacaccaacttaaagaaaaatcatcgcAATGTTCAAgtgacaaaaacagtgttaACCAGTGTAttcgttttgtttttaagaaattcaatgaaaattgtttcagaaaataaacatatttcattatttaatattttgtgaaaacatTACTGAAacgatatacaaaattttcggaGTATTGTTTGTTACCAgacttaattttgaatattgacatttcgaaatttgaagcctctaaagcagggtagaggaaaaaatttaaattttgataaataaaactgaaaacgtttgtattcaaattgaatttataagcaaaatatgGATCCACTAACTGCCACTCCACGAAAATGATGCAAAAAGAGCTGCACATAATAAACTGAACTATGCAAATATTCTATAGTTTTCCAGAGAgttatgttaattaaaaaatagaaaatctcgaccttttaaacttaaaaaaaaactggttaGTTGTTGTTATAACAAATGCACCcaccatttccgaagcagacgtcttgtaccagttaaatatgttagaacaatcacTTAATTgtggcccagatatgattccctcatgctttttttagaaatacgccaaatatatgtatacaccaacccttaacaaaactatttaattcatctCTAAAGCAAGGCGTAGATCCATctatatggaaaaagtcatttataattcctttacataagagtggatttagatCATCCATTcaaaactataggggaatagcaaagttgtcagcaatacctaaactttttgaagcaactataacagacgacataaccttctgGATTTCTCTACCAATTTCTTGTTCTCAACACGATTTTCGTAAACGAAAATCTACagtaactaatttgcttgaatttgtataaCATGTATAACATATAAAGGGCTTTGGGGAAAATAAGCATATTGatgttatatgtatacacagattttagtaaagcttttaataaaataaacaattctattcttttgaataaacttgatcttcttggttttcaaccaatatttctaaaatgggttgcttcttatcttagtaatagaattgcataagtcatatttaacgatactttttctgacataatcaatgttccttcaggcgttcctcaaggtagccatcctGGTCCAATTCtattcttgttatttattaatgacatatcatctgttattaagtgttcaaattatttaaatagtgagagtgtcagttgcaaacagacttaaacaacatagtttcttggtgtgttaGAAATGATAtaccattgaaccttaaaaaatttaaaacgattttttttcacgTATATCTATAGACCCTACTTCATAGGAATACAAAACTTTAAGTTGGAGTAAGTATTCaattttgttgatctgggagtaactatggatcccaaactcaattttactcaagagtcattctgcgttggatttcgaggttgacattgttgttggtgttaatactggctccaagatagacgaaattatcaacgacttcgaagttatgaccgtCGATTATTTTCCCCATCAATAAactgaagaagtcgcacgattgGGGACGCCTTTCCTGAAACCTCGTCtagtatcgaacagctcggagaggtccttcccgcaCACTTATACTCCAATCGGTTGTCACGCTTCCGTCcaactgatgcatgcttcttattaGTTATTCTTCgctgtatttgaatagctcgtccGGCAATACATCTCacccaccgctttgttgttcttcaggcgaaCTTtttcatagtcgggcaatggaacgtctgatcCAACGTTATCGATTGCGAAATCAGGTTCACCATCTCCAGTTGATATGCTTTCtttgtcattcagcaggctggtgaaatattccctccataatttcagtatgcacTTGGCATCAGTCACTGGATCGaatttgggggttctacaagagtgtgctccggttttgaaaccttccgttagtcgccgcatatttttgtagaattttcgggcATAACCTCtttcggccagcttgtcaagctcttcgtactcacagATTTCAGCCTctaggcagtctgctttctctccgtTGCGATCTggtactcctcatcgtaccagctgttcctttaccttttccgaaaaccagtgCATTCGTTCGCAGCTGTACGTTgggagcttgaaatgccatcccacagttcccttataccgagttgttgatgagtgctctcagagatcaggagtgcaagtcgagtagagcAGCTTCTTGGCATTGGACcatccttgtgtttgttgacacGGGTTTTTTGCTgaacagaggcgggtgcgtatcttgctTCCAACAAGGGAGTGGTCAAAgacgatgttaggacctcggagcttacgcacatctaaaacactgtgGATGTGTCTTTCGTCTTTAAGTcgtcacatcgtccttttctttagacagattgtggctagacgttcatccaccgtgGTAAATCTGAGTACACGGTGACAGAGTCTCTCTCCCGCCCCGAATTTTCGCTCTTTTATATGACTACTGTAATAAATGCGGcaaagacctactcgtctcagtccttgtcccgtccatcgcacttcttggacggcggtgatgtcagcctttaattttaggacatcaaccagctgggcagcggcactttcccaattaagggacagAAAATTCGAGGTGCATGCCATTAAATCATAGTTCTTATTACGTTTGCTtgggtcgtcatcaaaagggggtttcTTTTCCAAGGCTGATGTTTACTTTTCATTGAGGTTTTTTACGTGACGTCCCAAACTTAGCGCACATCCCTGGGGAGGGAGggttcgccttttcactttagctcacctgcaaacagatatttttttgctacccagagaatacttggtcgtGAGCAGCTTGAGcgatatgtaaaagaattgtttatGACCCCACCCAAATGAATGGTGCTTAGAGAACTCTCTTCATTTacgtgaacttctgcacatggTTCCACCTACCGATTAATATTAACAATATACTACTTGcgatgagcaaaaaatagtaagactttgctcattttattaaaattgttaaattatttttcaaaatatatgtcgttcccctcaaagtaattccccTTGGTCTCAATACATTTGGGCCAAagtccaatcctcgaaacagctGTAAAAgacaatttccggaatagcccagcataaatacatatggtttatccggaaagtaataggactgattttcttctgtcgcgtctgtacttcggagcgtgcgcgcatcgACTGGAATCGGTAGAGAGCGTTCCCAGCTAAGGAacaagcggctggtcagttgtctccgagcaccttggaaggtcgctgatgaatgagcaaatccaaagtgaaaacgatgctcattgtctgttttgacatcaaaggtatcgtccaccatgaatttgtacTTCCTGGACAAACTGTCAACGCCAAGTtctacgtggaagtcctcaagagactcaaacgaagggtcaatcgggtccgacaagccACGCCTtccttgtgaacagctacctaaccaaggctgGCATCACAACGCTTCTGCGGCCATCCTATAAATAACAAACAACTGAGAAGCCGCTCGTTCTTTAGCTAGGAACGTCCTCTACGGAATCCAATCGGTGCCCGCACAGACCGAAGTACAGACAcgacggaagaaaatcagtcctattacttttagGACAAAACCCTGTATGCACCAAAGTGATAGCAAAGTTATCGTTTAGATGAAACAACTATTATATACTCTGTGTAACATGTTCAGATATTATAACAAGGATACAACTATTTGATGCAACATATTCGTAACTTGGTGAGTTATGATAGTTTTAAATGTTAATGAGATTGAAATGACAGTTATATGAGTCAAAAATAGAGCTGATTTTTACCAACAGAACAACTCTCAATactcatttgtttatttatagcCCTTTGACGTTGTCCGCAACTACAAGAGACTTTGAAAAAGTTACTTgtgtcgatttttttgaggtacatttgaatttctttttaGTAAGTTttagtgtaaataattttcatttttgaaggTATATGATATACCGAAGGAATATGAGTCCTCTATTAATAACGGTGTATAACTACCAAATAATTAACTGGTACAATATTTTAGGTACGGACGCCTTTTAGCACCGAAATACGGAGATGGGATTTCATCACCAACGCGCACATTAATTGGAGAAGATCTGCCAAATGCTAGACTTATTTCACTTGTTGTTTTCGGTGAGATGGACGTTCCAGATCCGCAATTTACTTTAATCAATATGCAATGGGGTCAGATAATGACACATGATATGAGTATGCAGGCAGGAGGAACGCAAGCCAGTACGCAATCTTGTcgagaaaaatttttcattttaccactttttaacATTGTTATATTTTTCTACAGGAAAACATCCAACTCGATGCTGTACTGACGATGGTCGTTTAATAGCATCGAATGAAGCTCCCACAACATGCTATCCTATAATTGTGCCACCCAATGATCCCGCATACTCTCAAGTAGGAACTGAGTGTCTGGACTTCGTGCGAACACTAACAGATCGTGACATTAAATGCCTATATGAAGAAGGCCCAGCAGAACAGTTGACTGCTGTGACATCATATGCTGATCTCTCATTAGTTTATGGAAATTCTATACAACAAAATAGTGAGATACGGGCTTTTCAAGGCGGTCGCATGTCGGTTGATCAAAGGAATGGTGCAGAATACTTACCCCCTTCTCGAAATGCTTCTAGCGATTGTGATGCTGCTCCACCTGGGGAGGTCTGTTATCAAGCTGGTGATATTCGTGTAAATCAAAATCCTGGTTTGGCCATTTTACATACTATTTTACTCAGAGAACACAATCGCATTGCCAAAGTACTGGCTAAACTAAATCCTCATTACAATGATCGCACACTATTCCAAGAGGcacgcaaaataaatattgcccAATACCAACATATTAGTTACTACGAGTGGTTGCCCATATTCCTTGGATccgaaaatatgttaaaaaacagattaatttacaaaacctcatccaaaaatttcattaacGATTTTGATAGCGCAATTGATCCATCAGTCTTGAATGAACATGCGACTGCAGCTTTTAGATATTTCCATTCACAAATAGAAGGTCGTCTTGAGtaagtaaaactttttttttacatataaatgtatatgcatattcgtataaaatatatcaattttaGTTTGGTTTCTGAATTGCGATCAGTTTTGGGATCACTACGCTTAAGCGATTGGATGAACCGGCCATCCATAATTGAGGTCGGCGACAATTTCGACTCATTAACCCGAGGTCATTCAACACAACCCGAGGAGCTTACCGACATCAATTTCGACAGAGAGGTATGTACTAATTTATAATAGTTTGGGTTTCTAATAAATGGTttgtaagtaattttttaacaaatggcaatttattatttgtattgaattaagtattttaaaatatttgaaagcaaaattttttttgttaacaatgCATGTAATttaaggctttttttttaatttcatgatGTTTAAATACtctttttatattgtatttctGATATCTAAGAAATTTGCAAGCGAAGAAAGTTAAGAGAGAACACTAGAATTTTATTTCAAGAAAAGTAGTAAATTTGTTCtcttgaaattttgtttacagATAATGTGAATGTTAAATGGTTGCATtttggtcaacttttatatctTCTATATCAGACCCGATAGTTTAAATCGTTCCTTTTTATGCTGCCGTTCGGGCCGTAAATCGGTTGAAAGTTATCactaaaatgagaaaaaattgatCATTTTGAGAAGTGTTTGGAGCTGTTCAAT
The sequence above is drawn from the Bactrocera tryoni isolate S06 chromosome 1, CSIRO_BtryS06_freeze2, whole genome shotgun sequence genome and encodes:
- the LOC120776797 gene encoding peroxidase, with amino-acid sequence MISKTSIYIYIILVTRCLIYGFTKLSSSTYHIIHNDHPIQEVFGFLRENVPRYRSPPPPPILLSNRIQGTTSSAPANPFAQFNPSYGAHFPTGGVAICAMAPPTCENSVYRTMDGSCNHLDNPALGVANSRYGRLLAPKYGDGISSPTRTLIGEDLPNARLISLVVFGEMDVPDPQFTLINMQWGQIMTHDMSMQAGGTQARKHPTRCCTDDGRLIASNEAPTTCYPIIVPPNDPAYSQVGTECLDFVRTLTDRDIKCLYEEGPAEQLTAVTSYADLSLVYGNSIQQNSEIRAFQGGRMSVDQRNGAEYLPPSRNASSDCDAAPPGEVCYQAGDIRVNQNPGLAILHTILLREHNRIAKVLAKLNPHYNDRTLFQEARKINIAQYQHISYYEWLPIFLGSENMLKNRLIYKTSSKNFINDFDSAIDPSVLNEHATAAFRYFHSQIEGRLDLVSELRSVLGSLRLSDWMNRPSIIEVGDNFDSLTRGHSTQPEELTDINFDREIKHFLLRRNMPFGSDLRAIDIQRNRDHGLASYNDLREFCGVKRANRWEDYSDLIELDVIEKMKTLYASHEDVDLTVGGAVEAHVAGALAGPTFLCILTEQFYRTRVGDRFWYENGDSLTGFTKEQLSEIRKASIARLLCDNGNQIASMQSQAFILVSKSNPVVPCADIPQVDLTKWIDQNPFVPTSDTLNAIPYHYGK